In Halopseudomonas nanhaiensis, a single window of DNA contains:
- a CDS encoding crotonase/enoyl-CoA hydratase family protein has protein sequence MDFETLDYQVEEGILTLTLNRPDRMNAFNGAMRRELIAAFDAADADDAVRVIIVTGAGKAFCAGADLEKGGDTFNRHKRQSEPEGAELRDGGGTVSLRIYECTKPVIGAFNGAAVGVGATMTLPMDIRMASTKARFGFVFARRGITMEACSSWFLPRLVGVQQAAEWVYTGRVFDAEEALRGGLVRSLHEPDELLPAARELAREIADNTSAMSALLNRQMMWRMLGTDHPMEAHIVDSRAIAFMGESDDAKEGVQSFLEKRQPQFKLRPSQDRPPFYPWWQDRPFR, from the coding sequence GTGGACTTTGAAACGCTCGACTATCAGGTCGAAGAAGGCATTCTTACCCTTACGTTGAACCGCCCCGATCGCATGAACGCGTTCAATGGGGCGATGCGCCGCGAATTGATCGCCGCGTTCGATGCAGCCGATGCGGACGACGCGGTGCGCGTGATCATCGTTACTGGAGCCGGCAAGGCGTTCTGCGCAGGCGCCGATCTGGAGAAAGGCGGCGACACCTTCAATCGCCACAAGCGCCAGAGCGAGCCCGAAGGCGCCGAGCTGCGTGACGGGGGCGGCACTGTTTCCCTGCGAATCTACGAGTGCACCAAGCCGGTCATAGGCGCGTTCAACGGCGCTGCCGTGGGCGTGGGCGCAACCATGACCCTGCCCATGGACATTCGTATGGCGTCGACCAAGGCGCGCTTCGGCTTCGTGTTCGCCCGCCGCGGGATCACCATGGAAGCCTGCTCCAGCTGGTTCCTGCCGCGCCTGGTGGGTGTGCAGCAGGCCGCCGAATGGGTCTACACCGGTCGTGTATTCGATGCCGAAGAGGCGCTTCGCGGCGGGTTGGTGCGCAGCCTCCACGAGCCGGACGAACTGCTGCCGGCGGCCCGTGAACTGGCGCGTGAAATTGCCGACAACACGTCGGCCATGTCTGCGCTGCTCAACCGTCAGATGATGTGGCGCATGCTCGGCACCGATCACCCGATGGAAGCCCATATCGTCGACTCGCGCGCGATCGCCTTCATGGGCGAATCGGACGATGCCAAGGAGGGGGTCCAATCCTTTCTGGAGAAGCGTCAACCTCAGTTCAAGCTGCGCCCGAGCCAGGATCGCCCGCCGTTCTACCCCTGGTGGCAGGATCGCCCTTTCCGTTGA
- the gloA gene encoding lactoylglutathione lyase, producing the protein MSRHFEAAPGLCEERDPSTEGFVFNQTMLRIKSPENSLDFYTRVMGMTLVKRLDFEEMKFSLFFLAAIDEKDMGYWSPEPDKRLVQTFGRPAMLELTHNWGAEDDPQFAYHNGNDEPKGFGHIGFAVPDLDLACERFEKLGVSFVKRPQDGKMKDIAFIRDPDGYWIELFTPGRLPAVLG; encoded by the coding sequence ATGAGCCGTCACTTCGAAGCCGCCCCCGGTCTGTGCGAGGAGCGTGACCCATCCACGGAAGGGTTCGTGTTCAATCAGACCATGCTGCGCATCAAGTCGCCCGAGAACAGTCTGGATTTCTATACCCGGGTGATGGGCATGACGCTGGTCAAGCGCCTGGATTTCGAGGAGATGAAGTTCAGCCTGTTCTTTCTTGCGGCAATCGACGAGAAGGACATGGGCTACTGGTCACCGGAACCGGACAAGCGACTGGTACAGACCTTCGGTCGACCGGCGATGCTCGAGCTGACGCACAACTGGGGCGCCGAGGATGATCCGCAGTTCGCCTATCACAACGGCAACGACGAGCCCAAGGGCTTCGGTCATATCGGCTTTGCCGTACCGGATCTCGATCTTGCCTGCGAGCGCTTCGAGAAGCTCGGTGTGTCCTTCGTCAAGCGCCCCCAGGACGGCAAGATGAAAGACATCGCTTTCATCCGCGATCCGGATGGTTACTGGATCGAGCTGTTCACGCCGGGGCGATTGCCAGCGGTACTCGGCTGA
- a CDS encoding thiazole synthase, with product MTDLTQDALEIAGVRYRSRLLVGTGKYKDLEETRQAIEASGAEIVTVAIRRTNIGQNPGEPNLLEVIPPDRFTILPNTAGCYTAEDAVRTCRLARELLGGHKLVKLEVLADQKTLFPNVVETIKAAEVLVKDGFDVMVYTSDDPIIARQLAEIGCVAVMPLAGLIGSGLGICNPYNLRIILEEATVPVLVDAGVGTASDAAIAMELGCAGVLMNTAIAHAQQPVLMAEAMKHAVLAGRGAFLAGRMPRKLYASASSPLAGTFF from the coding sequence ATGACAGATCTGACCCAGGACGCGCTGGAAATCGCCGGCGTTCGCTATCGTTCGCGCTTGCTGGTGGGTACCGGCAAGTACAAGGATCTCGAAGAGACCCGCCAGGCCATCGAGGCCTCGGGCGCCGAGATCGTCACGGTTGCCATCCGCCGCACGAATATCGGCCAGAATCCCGGAGAGCCGAACCTGCTGGAAGTGATTCCGCCGGATCGCTTCACCATTCTACCGAACACCGCCGGCTGCTACACCGCAGAGGACGCGGTACGCACCTGCCGCCTGGCGCGTGAACTGCTCGGTGGCCACAAGCTGGTAAAGCTCGAGGTGCTCGCCGATCAGAAAACGCTGTTTCCCAACGTGGTCGAGACCATCAAGGCGGCCGAAGTACTGGTGAAGGATGGCTTCGACGTAATGGTGTATACCAGCGACGACCCGATCATCGCCCGCCAGTTGGCCGAGATCGGTTGCGTTGCGGTGATGCCGCTGGCCGGCCTGATCGGTTCAGGCCTGGGCATCTGCAACCCGTACAACCTGCGCATCATCCTCGAAGAGGCCACGGTACCGGTGCTGGTCGATGCCGGTGTCGGCACGGCGTCGGATGCAGCCATCGCCATGGAGCTGGGCTGCGCCGGCGTACTGATGAATACCGCGATTGCCCATGCGCAGCAGCCGGTGTTGATGGCCGAAGCCATGAAGCATGCAGTGCTCGCCGGCCGTGGTGCCTTCCTCGCCGGGCGCATGCCGCGCAAACTTTACGCCAGCGCATCATCGCCGCTGGCTGGGACCTTTTTCTGA
- a CDS encoding iron-containing alcohol dehydrogenase, with translation MNPFSFATTAQILCESGSAARLGDLCRERGARRVLIVTDPGITRLGLLEAVLPGFATAQLGYEIFDQVEADPPEAVVMSAVEQGRRMQADLVIGFGGGSSMDVAKLVAFLAHPQCRQQLSDIYGVGNAHGPRLPLIQVPTTAGTGSEVTQIAIITTGETTKMGVVSPVLLPDLAVLDAELTVGLPPSVTAATGIDAMVHAIEAYTSKIKKNPLSDMLAREALRLLAANLDEAVHNGSNREARQAMLLGALLAGQAFANAPVAAVHALAYPLGGHFHIPHGLSNSLVLPAVIEFNASHTAPLYAELAPLLVPDLKPGDDHSLTEQLIEALCQLSPRSGLPNRLRDAGVPEDALPMLARDAMLQQRLLVNNPRELTEADALAIYRKAY, from the coding sequence TTGAACCCGTTCAGCTTCGCCACCACCGCGCAGATTCTTTGCGAATCCGGCTCTGCAGCCCGTCTCGGTGACCTTTGTCGGGAGCGCGGCGCCCGACGCGTCCTGATCGTGACCGACCCCGGCATCACCCGCCTCGGCCTGTTGGAGGCCGTGTTGCCCGGTTTCGCAACCGCTCAGCTCGGGTATGAAATCTTCGACCAGGTCGAGGCCGACCCGCCCGAGGCCGTGGTCATGAGCGCCGTCGAGCAGGGCCGCCGCATGCAGGCCGATCTGGTCATAGGTTTCGGCGGGGGCAGCTCGATGGACGTTGCCAAACTGGTGGCCTTCCTTGCCCACCCGCAGTGCAGGCAGCAGCTCAGCGATATCTATGGCGTGGGTAACGCCCACGGTCCACGGCTCCCGCTGATTCAGGTGCCTACCACCGCCGGGACCGGCTCGGAAGTCACCCAGATTGCGATCATCACCACCGGCGAGACGACCAAGATGGGCGTCGTTTCGCCGGTATTGCTGCCGGATCTGGCCGTGCTCGATGCAGAGCTCACGGTCGGTCTGCCGCCCAGCGTTACCGCAGCCACCGGCATCGATGCGATGGTTCATGCCATCGAAGCGTACACCAGCAAGATCAAGAAAAACCCGCTGTCGGACATGCTTGCCCGCGAGGCCTTGCGGCTGCTGGCAGCCAATCTGGATGAGGCGGTACACAACGGCAGCAACCGGGAGGCCCGCCAGGCGATGCTGCTCGGTGCGCTGCTCGCCGGCCAGGCCTTCGCCAATGCGCCGGTCGCGGCAGTGCACGCGCTGGCCTATCCCCTGGGCGGGCATTTTCACATACCGCATGGCCTGTCCAATTCGCTGGTACTGCCAGCCGTCATCGAGTTCAACGCCTCGCATACTGCGCCGCTGTATGCTGAGCTCGCCCCGCTGCTGGTCCCGGACCTCAAACCAGGGGACGATCACAGCCTGACCGAGCAGCTGATCGAAGCGTTGTGCCAGCTGAGCCCGCGCTCAGGCCTGCCCAACCGCCTGCGCGACGCCGGCGTGCCCGAAGATGCGCTGCCGATGCTGGCGCGCGATGCAATGCTTCAGCAACGCTTGCTGGTAAACAACCCGCGCGAGCTGACCGAAGCCGACGCACTGGCCATCTACCGCAAAGCCTACTGA
- the thiS gene encoding sulfur carrier protein ThiS — protein sequence MQIQLNGEAYSVEQPATLADLIERLGLIGKRLAVELNLEIVPRSQFAETQLSDGDRVEIVHAIGGG from the coding sequence ATGCAGATTCAGCTGAACGGCGAAGCCTATTCCGTCGAGCAACCAGCCACGCTGGCCGATCTGATCGAACGTCTCGGCCTGATCGGCAAGCGTCTGGCTGTCGAGCTGAACCTCGAGATCGTGCCGCGCAGTCAGTTCGCCGAGACGCAGCTGTCGGACGGCGACCGGGTGGAAATTGTCCACGCCATCGGCGGCGGCTAG
- the trmB gene encoding tRNA (guanosine(46)-N7)-methyltransferase TrmB — translation MSENPHDQPETLEHPEEALHRRAIRSFVMRAGRMTDAQKRGIDHGWPRFGLSLEQGLLDLDQVFGRQAPRTLEIGFGMGHSLLEMAQVAPDQDFIGVEVHRPGVGSLLNGVLNAGIDNLRVFDCDAIEVLNRCIPDGSLDRVLLFFPDPWHKKKHNKRRIVQLGFAEALRQKLKVGGVFHMATDWQPYAEHMLEVMSAAPGYRNLAEGGGFVPRPEERPVTKFERRGERLGHGVWDLKFARSE, via the coding sequence ATGTCCGAGAACCCGCACGACCAGCCCGAGACGCTCGAGCACCCGGAAGAGGCGTTGCACCGCCGCGCCATTCGCAGTTTTGTCATGCGTGCCGGGCGCATGACGGATGCGCAGAAGCGCGGCATTGATCACGGATGGCCTCGCTTCGGGCTGTCGCTGGAGCAGGGGTTGCTGGATCTGGATCAGGTCTTCGGACGCCAGGCGCCGCGGACTCTGGAAATCGGATTCGGCATGGGGCATTCGTTGCTGGAAATGGCCCAGGTGGCACCGGACCAGGATTTCATCGGCGTCGAGGTACACCGCCCGGGTGTCGGATCGCTGCTCAACGGGGTGCTCAACGCCGGCATCGACAACCTTCGGGTGTTCGATTGCGACGCGATCGAAGTGCTGAATCGCTGCATACCGGACGGGAGTCTGGACCGCGTGTTGCTGTTTTTCCCCGATCCCTGGCACAAGAAGAAGCACAACAAACGGCGCATCGTACAGCTTGGCTTCGCCGAAGCGTTGCGTCAGAAGTTGAAGGTCGGTGGCGTATTCCATATGGCCACCGACTGGCAACCCTATGCCGAACACATGCTCGAGGTCATGAGCGCGGCGCCGGGTTATCGCAACCTGGCTGAGGGCGGGGGCTTTGTGCCGCGTCCCGAGGAGCGCCCCGTCACCAAGTTCGAGCGTCGCGGAGAACGTCTTGGGCACGGTGTCTGGGATCTGAAGTTCGCACGCAGCGAGTGA
- the mtgA gene encoding monofunctional biosynthetic peptidoglycan transglycosylase: protein MIKRILAKAARWLLVLMALSLIPVIVLRWVPTPGSMLMLERWAAARADGGLDIRHQWIAYDRIPDNMKMAVIAAEDQRFAEHFGFDLQAIRAAMEHNRQGGSVRGASTLTQQVAKNQFLWSGRSWLRKGLEAWFTLWIEVLWPKQRILEMYLNVAEWDEGVFGVEAAARHHFGVSASVLSDRQAAQLAAVLPSPLRWSASRPPAHVQQRAGWIQRQSRQLGGRHYLDQLESGRPLPDWLTVEHWRSRF, encoded by the coding sequence ATGATCAAACGCATACTTGCCAAGGCAGCCAGATGGCTGCTGGTCCTCATGGCGCTGAGTCTCATTCCGGTCATCGTTTTGCGCTGGGTGCCCACGCCGGGCTCGATGCTGATGCTCGAGCGATGGGCAGCAGCGCGTGCCGACGGCGGCCTGGACATCCGCCACCAGTGGATCGCGTACGACAGGATACCCGACAACATGAAGATGGCAGTGATTGCTGCAGAAGATCAGCGTTTTGCCGAGCATTTCGGCTTTGATCTTCAGGCGATTCGCGCGGCCATGGAACATAACCGTCAGGGCGGCAGCGTTCGCGGGGCCAGCACTCTGACCCAGCAGGTAGCGAAGAACCAGTTCCTCTGGTCCGGGCGCAGCTGGCTGCGCAAAGGTCTCGAAGCCTGGTTCACGTTGTGGATCGAGGTGCTCTGGCCCAAGCAGCGAATTCTGGAAATGTACCTGAATGTGGCTGAATGGGATGAGGGCGTGTTCGGCGTCGAGGCGGCCGCCAGACATCACTTCGGGGTAAGCGCCAGTGTGCTGTCCGATCGGCAGGCAGCACAGCTTGCCGCCGTCCTGCCCAGTCCGCTGCGCTGGAGCGCCAGCCGCCCGCCGGCACATGTGCAACAAAGAGCCGGCTGGATCCAGCGCCAGTCCAGGCAGCTCGGCGGCAGGCATTACCTCGATCAGCTAGAATCGGGTCGCCCGCTACCCGACTGGCTGACAGTCGAACATTGGCGCAGCCGCTTCTGA
- a CDS encoding acyl-CoA thioesterase, translated as MTEKQALRRADFNYLHPIVTRWHDNDVYGHVNNVTYYAYFDSAVNAWLIEQGGLDIHQGNQVAFVVSSACDYFQPIAFPDKVEVGVRVAKLGNSSVQYELGVFKAGSEEACAAGRFVHVFVERSNNRPCPIPPGPRAALERLVRG; from the coding sequence ATGACCGAGAAGCAAGCGCTCCGCCGCGCGGATTTCAACTACCTGCACCCGATCGTCACCCGCTGGCACGACAACGATGTGTACGGCCACGTCAACAACGTCACCTACTACGCCTACTTCGATAGCGCCGTGAATGCCTGGTTGATCGAGCAAGGGGGCCTCGATATACATCAGGGGAACCAGGTGGCCTTCGTGGTGAGTTCGGCCTGCGATTACTTCCAGCCGATCGCCTTTCCGGACAAGGTTGAAGTGGGCGTGCGGGTGGCGAAGCTGGGCAACAGCTCGGTGCAGTATGAGCTAGGGGTGTTCAAGGCGGGTAGCGAGGAGGCCTGTGCTGCAGGGCGCTTCGTACATGTATTCGTCGAGCGTTCAAACAATCGTCCATGCCCCATTCCGCCGGGCCCGCGGGCAGCGCTGGAGCGGTTGGTTCGCGGTTAG
- a CDS encoding DUF423 domain-containing protein, with product MAKILLLLASFSGFTGVALGAFAAHGLRNRLPENLLAAFQTGVQYQLWHTAALIGVALLLLRSPDNLLLKAAGMLFALGILLFSGSLYTLALSGIGKFGIITPMGGVLFLVAWICLGAGGWRLS from the coding sequence GTGGCCAAGATATTGCTTTTGCTCGCATCGTTCAGCGGGTTTACCGGCGTTGCACTGGGTGCCTTCGCCGCACATGGTCTGCGCAACCGACTGCCGGAGAACCTGCTGGCAGCATTCCAGACCGGCGTGCAATACCAGCTCTGGCATACCGCAGCACTGATCGGCGTGGCCCTGCTGTTGCTGCGCTCACCGGACAACCTGCTGCTGAAAGCCGCCGGCATGCTCTTTGCGCTGGGCATTCTGCTGTTCTCCGGGAGTCTGTACACGCTGGCGCTGAGCGGGATCGGCAAGTTCGGGATCATCACGCCGATGGGGGGTGTGCTGTTCCTGGTGGCGTGGATCTGCCTTGGGGCAGGCGGATGGCGTCTGAGCTGA